A single genomic interval of Lucilia cuprina isolate Lc7/37 chromosome 2, ASM2204524v1, whole genome shotgun sequence harbors:
- the LOC111681383 gene encoding trafficking kinesin-binding protein milt isoform X1, whose protein sequence is MTARETELKPFDGNPNINKIKYGDADLCSKRRKLHKINEQEEEDDEDEENLNTSICPDDETYLKFERNVNKNCFQSSFVDIEEDSYSKPKRNYTSYTLTSQNLESSAKNNLIITDKPSVSSKGFENTFKLLQNQVKTNTQKTIDLIKTISPDNEFPSTSGSNMCVVREEEPTCFELELEAMQRIQVYVNDLEHVKHVEKRKSGFLSTPLLELLYNFVSRGLSQDFLNDTEHSFEANTAYNDTEYNSNLMYHVGKNSKGAKCLKIVRNLLKHDQVLCGNRVSQMTRAYDDIEAVTRLLEEKEKDLELTVQIGKELLTQNNLLENRLAELEADLKSANEDRAQLVHELQKKNELISVLTNDGEDTSDNDTPTYSKSITLDLLQKKIVTLQDENKSLKIEASQLACQTDEVEAHERQLMDDISSQLNDANKQFEGLSLELERQREENRLQHEQIVSLTARLSEAEMRLHQLTHDNDEHITLLNITKENQNSLALELVEFKQRYQEVLALLQETQEQLRKQRKKTLPQARSSFMSTLGGLQPDSLQSELMESSLYSENSIDSGISGDNQRINDRIGRLMSQLPGVSNCGNSSMNSSGICAFSGGSLPPYKRVFDTVRCATKSGNFADSEITSMTHLGAMSMSSASGPRMSAMPFVGGVNQNNTSFCRDGGMSLGMGVRTLSCESINSQSDDCYPTQPSGVPGAPGAKELEAALKRLTPAEVLARRAMLSYAPAGTYSYDDQQPPATLPLGVRTPDSIMSTGSSGISSSTNMSSSMHQWRLPEKLQIVKPIEGSQTLHHWTRLATPTLSGLLEERPGVTIRGGRGLDDLGMQVYTLSDVEEDVSDELPGKQFEFSGCTYTYTTSTVMHPDDGLITDLSFLSQSQMSSRMASTSTSRQPSCPPTPRAGLSRKNSCSTFSVNLGLASMLNERGIKAVTPSALNTPAGPNFSPTVTPCNSPEGSPTRSMSPEPLFGLLSSGADLIRRKLVGGDIERPNRNQQHQKQQKIMLTRLERRALRSLRLVEKVESIGLENIITTQPNAMSQLASGIANRSASPMAQLTSLKNIHTNSNNVVSDLHFDRNQIKDVLQKGLNPKELQNPTSSKTSAAVVSRTSDECENKKISHTDTKQHQKMHKLEDGAQSKAGSTISDLENSSVRVKQMLRQKSRRNLKNGQRPDLGTIGGRVRTDLGRVSPKQNDQPSSTHNKSSAVAPGSSSKNISTNGKDHDTKEQQQQSITQSFVGTVSSLLFGRKGGWL, encoded by the exons ATGACCGCAAGAGAAACAGAATTAAAGCCATTTGATGGAAATcccaatataaataaaattaaatacggCGATGCTGATCTTTGTTCAAAACGACGAAAACTTCATAAAATTAACGAGCAAGAAGAAGAAGATGATGAAGACgaggaaaatttaaatacttcaaTTTGCCCTGATGATGAAACTTACTTGAAGTTTGAAAGAAacgtaaataaaaattgttttcaaagttCATTTGTTGATATTGAAGAGGATTCATATAGTAAACCTAAACGTAATTATACTTCATATACATTAACATCCCAAAATTTGGAGTCAAGTGCCAAAAACAACCTCATAATAACCGATAAGCCATCAGTATCTAGTAAAGGCTTCGAAAATACTTTCAAGTTACTACAGAATCAAGTAAAAACGAAtactcaaaaaacaattgacTTAATCAAAACAATAAGTCCGGATAATGAATTTCCATCAACATCAGGATCAAACATGTGCGTTGTAAGAGAGGAGGAACCAACATGCTTCGAACTTGAATTGGAAGCCATGCAACGGATTCAAGTTTACGTTAATGATTTAGAACACGTAAAGCATGTAGAAAAAAGAAAGAGTGGATTCTTATCAACGCCATTATTGGAGTtactttacaattttgtttctaGGGGGCTTTCACAAGATTTTCTTAATGACACTGAACATTCATTTGAAGCAAACACAGCATATAATGATACTGAGTACAATTCAAACTTAATGTATCATGTGGGGAAAAATTCTAAAGGtgcaaaatgtttgaaaattgtgCGCAATTTACTTAAACACGATCAAG ttctatgtgGTAATCGAGTAAGCCAAATGACGAGAGCATATGATGATATAGAGGCCGTCACTCGCCTTCTCGAAGAGAAGGAGAAAGACTTGGAGCTGACGGTGCAAATTGGTAAAGAGCTAttaacacaaaataatttaCTAGAGAATAGATTAGCAGAATTAGAAGCcgatttaaaatcagcaaatgaGGATCGCGCTCAACTTGTACATGAGTTGCAGAAGAAAAATGAACTTATTTCTGTCCTCACAAATGACGGAGAAGATACTAGTGATAATG ATACACCAACATATTCTAAATCAATTACATTAGAtttattacaaaagaaaattgtaacatTACAAGATGAAAATAAATCTCTCAAAATAGAGGCATCCCAATTAGCTTGTCAAACGGATGAGGTGGAGGCACACGAACGACAACTAATGGACGATATATCGTCGCAACTAAATGATGCAAACAAACAATTTGAAGGTCTTAGTTTAGAATTAGAACGTCAGCGGGAAGAGAATCGTCTCCAGCATGAACAAATTGTAAGTTTAACTGCACGTTTATCCGAAGCTGAAATGAGGCTACATCAGCTAACCCACGACAACGATGAACATATTACATTATTGAACATcacaaaagaaaatcaaaattcgCTGGCATTAGAGTTAGTAGAATTTAAACAACGATACCAAGAAGTATTGGCTCTATTGCAGGAAACCCAAGAACAACTACGGAAACAACGTAAGAAGACGCTTCCTCAAGCACGTAGTTCATTTATGTCTACTCTTGGCGGTTTGCAGCCAGACTCACTACAATCTGAATTAATGGAATCTTCACTATACTCTGAGAACAGTATCGACTCTGGCATTTCGGGTGATAATCAACGTATCAACGATCGAATAGGACGATTGATGTCACAACTTCCAGGCGTTAGTAACTGCGGCAACAGTTCCATGAATTCTAGTGGTATTTGCGCTTTTAGTGGAGGATCTTTACCTCCTTATAAACGAGTGTTCGATACAGTGCGATGTGCAACGAAAAGCGGTAATTTCGCTGACAGTGAAATTACATCCATGACTCACCTTGGCGCCATGTCGATGAGTAGTGCATCTGGACCGCGCATGTCTGCGATGCCATTCGTGGGCGGTGTAAATCAAAATAATACTTCATTTTGTCGTGATGGTGGCATGTCTTTGGGTATGGGTGTAAGAACATTATCGTGCGAAAGCATAAATTCTCAGTCAGATGACTGTTATCCAACCCAACCGTCGGGTGTACCAGGGGCTCCAGGTGCAAAAGAACTTGAAGCTGCTTTAAAAAGACTTACACCAGCAGAAGTTCTGGCAAGAAGAGCTATGTTATCTTACGCCCCAGCTGGAACTTATTCGTATGATGATCAACAACCCCCAGCTACCCTTCCACTGGGAGTACGAACACCTGATAGCATTATGTCGACCGGATCATCCGGAATTTCGTCATCGACTAACATGTCATCATCGATGCATCAATGGCGTCTTCCTGAGAAATTACAAATTGTCAAACCGATAGAAGGTTCTCAGACATTGCACCATTGGACGCGTCTTGCTACACCTACTCTAAGTGGTCTGTTAGAAGAACGACCTGGAGTTACAATAAGGGGTGGTCGGGGTCTTGATGATTTAGGTATGCAAGTTTACACACTCTCAGATGTAGAAGAAGATGTCAGTGATGAATTGCCTGGTAAACAATTTGAATTTTCCGGTTGTACTTATACCTATACCACCAGCACTGTCATGCACCCAGATGACGGCCTAATAACCGATTTATCTTTCCTCTCGCAATCCCAGATGTCCTCTCGAATGGCATCAACGTCGACGTCACGTCAACCAAG CTGCCCTCCAACACCTCGAGCTGGTTTATCGCGCAAAAATTCGTGTTCCACATTTTCTGTTAACCTGGGCTTAGCGTCCATGTTGAACGAACGAGGTATTAAAGCTGTGACTCCAAGCGCCTTAAATACACCAGCAGGTCCTAACTTTTCACCCACTGTCACTCCGTGCAACAGTCCAG agGGATCACCTACGCGTTCAATGTCGCCAGAACCATTATTCGGTTTACTTTCTTCTGGAGCTGATTTAATTAGACGAAAACTTGTTGGTGGTGATATTGAAAGACCAAATCGAAATCAACAACACCAGAAACAGCAGAAAATAATGCTAACACGTCTTGAACGACGTGCCCTAAGATCATTGCGGCTggtggaaaaagtcgaaagtatTGGCCTAGAAAACATTATTACCACACAACCAAATGCAATGTCACAGCTCGCAAGTGGTATTGCTAATCGCAGCGCCAGTCCAATGGCTCAATTAACAAGCCTCAAAAATATTCACACGAATTCTAATAATGTTGTAAGTGACTTACACTTTGATCGCAACCAGATAAAAGACGTACTTCAGAAAGGACTTAATCCTAAGGAGCTACAAAATCCAACATCATCTAAAACATCAGCTGCTGTAGTATCAAGAACATCGGATGAATgcgaaaacaagaaaataagcCATACTGATACTAAGCAGCACCAAAAGATGCACAAACTAGAAGATGGCGCACAAAGCAAAGCTGGAAGCACAATATCTGATTTGGAAAATTCTAGTGTTCGAGTTAAGCAAATGTTGCGACAAAAATCACGTCGAAACTTGAAAAATGGCCAAAGACCTGATTTAGGTACCATTGGAGGTCGAGTGCGCACAGATTTAGGTCGAGTTTCACCAAAGCAAAACGACCAACCGTCAAGCACTCACAATAAGTCATCTGCTGTAGCACCTGGAAGCAGTTCCAAAAACATCTCTACAAACGGTAAAGACCATGATACCaaagaacaacagcaacaaagcATTACGCAATCGTTCGTCGGAACTGTAAGCTCGTTACTGTTTGGTCGGAAGGGTGGTTGGCTGTAA
- the LOC111681383 gene encoding trafficking kinesin-binding protein milt isoform X5 has translation MTRAYDDIEAVTRLLEEKEKDLELTVQIGKELLTQNNLLENRLAELEADLKSANEDRAQLVHELQKKNELISVLTNDGEDTSDNDTPTYSKSITLDLLQKKIVTLQDENKSLKIEASQLACQTDEVEAHERQLMDDISSQLNDANKQFEGLSLELERQREENRLQHEQIVSLTARLSEAEMRLHQLTHDNDEHITLLNITKENQNSLALELVEFKQRYQEVLALLQETQEQLRKQRKKTLPQARSSFMSTLGGLQPDSLQSELMESSLYSENSIDSGISGDNQRINDRIGRLMSQLPGVSNCGNSSMNSSGICAFSGGSLPPYKRVFDTVRCATKSGNFADSEITSMTHLGAMSMSSASGPRMSAMPFVGGVNQNNTSFCRDGGMSLGMGVRTLSCESINSQSDDCYPTQPSGVPGAPGAKELEAALKRLTPAEVLARRAMLSYAPAGTYSYDDQQPPATLPLGVRTPDSIMSTGSSGISSSTNMSSSMHQWRLPEKLQIVKPIEGSQTLHHWTRLATPTLSGLLEERPGVTIRGGRGLDDLGMQVYTLSDVEEDVSDELPGKQFEFSGCTYTYTTSTVMHPDDGLITDLSFLSQSQMSSRMASTSTSRQPSCPPTPRAGLSRKNSCSTFSVNLGLASMLNERGIKAVTPSALNTPAGPNFSPTVTPCNSPEGSPTRSMSPEPLFGLLSSGADLIRRKLVGGDIERPNRNQQHQKQQKIMLTRLERRALRSLRLVEKVESIGLENIITTQPNAMSQLASGIANRSASPMAQLTSLKNIHTNSNNVVSDLHFDRNQIKDVLQKGLNPKELQNPTSSKTSAAVVSRTSDECENKKISHTDTKQHQKMHKLEDGAQSKAGSTISDLENSSVRVKQMLRQKSRRNLKNGQRPDLGTIGGRVRTDLGRVSPKQNDQPSSTHNKSSAVAPGSSSKNISTNGKDHDTKEQQQQSITQSFVGTVSSLLFGRKGGWL, from the exons ATGACGAGAGCATATGATGATATAGAGGCCGTCACTCGCCTTCTCGAAGAGAAGGAGAAAGACTTGGAGCTGACGGTGCAAATTGGTAAAGAGCTAttaacacaaaataatttaCTAGAGAATAGATTAGCAGAATTAGAAGCcgatttaaaatcagcaaatgaGGATCGCGCTCAACTTGTACATGAGTTGCAGAAGAAAAATGAACTTATTTCTGTCCTCACAAATGACGGAGAAGATACTAGTGATAATG ATACACCAACATATTCTAAATCAATTACATTAGAtttattacaaaagaaaattgtaacatTACAAGATGAAAATAAATCTCTCAAAATAGAGGCATCCCAATTAGCTTGTCAAACGGATGAGGTGGAGGCACACGAACGACAACTAATGGACGATATATCGTCGCAACTAAATGATGCAAACAAACAATTTGAAGGTCTTAGTTTAGAATTAGAACGTCAGCGGGAAGAGAATCGTCTCCAGCATGAACAAATTGTAAGTTTAACTGCACGTTTATCCGAAGCTGAAATGAGGCTACATCAGCTAACCCACGACAACGATGAACATATTACATTATTGAACATcacaaaagaaaatcaaaattcgCTGGCATTAGAGTTAGTAGAATTTAAACAACGATACCAAGAAGTATTGGCTCTATTGCAGGAAACCCAAGAACAACTACGGAAACAACGTAAGAAGACGCTTCCTCAAGCACGTAGTTCATTTATGTCTACTCTTGGCGGTTTGCAGCCAGACTCACTACAATCTGAATTAATGGAATCTTCACTATACTCTGAGAACAGTATCGACTCTGGCATTTCGGGTGATAATCAACGTATCAACGATCGAATAGGACGATTGATGTCACAACTTCCAGGCGTTAGTAACTGCGGCAACAGTTCCATGAATTCTAGTGGTATTTGCGCTTTTAGTGGAGGATCTTTACCTCCTTATAAACGAGTGTTCGATACAGTGCGATGTGCAACGAAAAGCGGTAATTTCGCTGACAGTGAAATTACATCCATGACTCACCTTGGCGCCATGTCGATGAGTAGTGCATCTGGACCGCGCATGTCTGCGATGCCATTCGTGGGCGGTGTAAATCAAAATAATACTTCATTTTGTCGTGATGGTGGCATGTCTTTGGGTATGGGTGTAAGAACATTATCGTGCGAAAGCATAAATTCTCAGTCAGATGACTGTTATCCAACCCAACCGTCGGGTGTACCAGGGGCTCCAGGTGCAAAAGAACTTGAAGCTGCTTTAAAAAGACTTACACCAGCAGAAGTTCTGGCAAGAAGAGCTATGTTATCTTACGCCCCAGCTGGAACTTATTCGTATGATGATCAACAACCCCCAGCTACCCTTCCACTGGGAGTACGAACACCTGATAGCATTATGTCGACCGGATCATCCGGAATTTCGTCATCGACTAACATGTCATCATCGATGCATCAATGGCGTCTTCCTGAGAAATTACAAATTGTCAAACCGATAGAAGGTTCTCAGACATTGCACCATTGGACGCGTCTTGCTACACCTACTCTAAGTGGTCTGTTAGAAGAACGACCTGGAGTTACAATAAGGGGTGGTCGGGGTCTTGATGATTTAGGTATGCAAGTTTACACACTCTCAGATGTAGAAGAAGATGTCAGTGATGAATTGCCTGGTAAACAATTTGAATTTTCCGGTTGTACTTATACCTATACCACCAGCACTGTCATGCACCCAGATGACGGCCTAATAACCGATTTATCTTTCCTCTCGCAATCCCAGATGTCCTCTCGAATGGCATCAACGTCGACGTCACGTCAACCAAG CTGCCCTCCAACACCTCGAGCTGGTTTATCGCGCAAAAATTCGTGTTCCACATTTTCTGTTAACCTGGGCTTAGCGTCCATGTTGAACGAACGAGGTATTAAAGCTGTGACTCCAAGCGCCTTAAATACACCAGCAGGTCCTAACTTTTCACCCACTGTCACTCCGTGCAACAGTCCAG agGGATCACCTACGCGTTCAATGTCGCCAGAACCATTATTCGGTTTACTTTCTTCTGGAGCTGATTTAATTAGACGAAAACTTGTTGGTGGTGATATTGAAAGACCAAATCGAAATCAACAACACCAGAAACAGCAGAAAATAATGCTAACACGTCTTGAACGACGTGCCCTAAGATCATTGCGGCTggtggaaaaagtcgaaagtatTGGCCTAGAAAACATTATTACCACACAACCAAATGCAATGTCACAGCTCGCAAGTGGTATTGCTAATCGCAGCGCCAGTCCAATGGCTCAATTAACAAGCCTCAAAAATATTCACACGAATTCTAATAATGTTGTAAGTGACTTACACTTTGATCGCAACCAGATAAAAGACGTACTTCAGAAAGGACTTAATCCTAAGGAGCTACAAAATCCAACATCATCTAAAACATCAGCTGCTGTAGTATCAAGAACATCGGATGAATgcgaaaacaagaaaataagcCATACTGATACTAAGCAGCACCAAAAGATGCACAAACTAGAAGATGGCGCACAAAGCAAAGCTGGAAGCACAATATCTGATTTGGAAAATTCTAGTGTTCGAGTTAAGCAAATGTTGCGACAAAAATCACGTCGAAACTTGAAAAATGGCCAAAGACCTGATTTAGGTACCATTGGAGGTCGAGTGCGCACAGATTTAGGTCGAGTTTCACCAAAGCAAAACGACCAACCGTCAAGCACTCACAATAAGTCATCTGCTGTAGCACCTGGAAGCAGTTCCAAAAACATCTCTACAAACGGTAAAGACCATGATACCaaagaacaacagcaacaaagcATTACGCAATCGTTCGTCGGAACTGTAAGCTCGTTACTGTTTGGTCGGAAGGGTGGTTGGCTGTAA
- the LOC111681383 gene encoding trafficking kinesin-binding protein milt isoform X2 codes for MDSTLYMLSSALGASAPLSPSAQATLNKHLPKLSSKRLIQHPLNVKPAVQTADAACLTDLCSTENLPEVEIFSLLEEQIPKYKVRSDFLTEFSGYSNQDWYVPAPALEIPPDGLGLTKEQTRETLNYFLLCGNRVSQMTRAYDDIEAVTRLLEEKEKDLELTVQIGKELLTQNNLLENRLAELEADLKSANEDRAQLVHELQKKNELISVLTNDGEDTSDNDTPTYSKSITLDLLQKKIVTLQDENKSLKIEASQLACQTDEVEAHERQLMDDISSQLNDANKQFEGLSLELERQREENRLQHEQIVSLTARLSEAEMRLHQLTHDNDEHITLLNITKENQNSLALELVEFKQRYQEVLALLQETQEQLRKQRKKTLPQARSSFMSTLGGLQPDSLQSELMESSLYSENSIDSGISGDNQRINDRIGRLMSQLPGVSNCGNSSMNSSGICAFSGGSLPPYKRVFDTVRCATKSGNFADSEITSMTHLGAMSMSSASGPRMSAMPFVGGVNQNNTSFCRDGGMSLGMGVRTLSCESINSQSDDCYPTQPSGVPGAPGAKELEAALKRLTPAEVLARRAMLSYAPAGTYSYDDQQPPATLPLGVRTPDSIMSTGSSGISSSTNMSSSMHQWRLPEKLQIVKPIEGSQTLHHWTRLATPTLSGLLEERPGVTIRGGRGLDDLGMQVYTLSDVEEDVSDELPGKQFEFSGCTYTYTTSTVMHPDDGLITDLSFLSQSQMSSRMASTSTSRQPSCPPTPRAGLSRKNSCSTFSVNLGLASMLNERGIKAVTPSALNTPAGPNFSPTVTPCNSPEGSPTRSMSPEPLFGLLSSGADLIRRKLVGGDIERPNRNQQHQKQQKIMLTRLERRALRSLRLVEKVESIGLENIITTQPNAMSQLASGIANRSASPMAQLTSLKNIHTNSNNVVSDLHFDRNQIKDVLQKGLNPKELQNPTSSKTSAAVVSRTSDECENKKISHTDTKQHQKMHKLEDGAQSKAGSTISDLENSSVRVKQMLRQKSRRNLKNGQRPDLGTIGGRVRTDLGRVSPKQNDQPSSTHNKSSAVAPGSSSKNISTNGKDHDTKEQQQQSITQSFVGTVSSLLFGRKGGWL; via the exons atg GATTCGACGTTATATATGTTATCTTCAGCACTGGGGGCATCTGCCCCCTTAAGTCCTTCAGCCCAAGCAACTTTAAACAAGCATCTCCCTAAATTGTCGTCAAAGCGTTTAATTCAACATCCACTTAATGTAAAACCTGCTGTTCAAACAGCGGATGCCGCTTGCCTTACag atttatgcAGCACGGAAAATTTACCAGaagtagaaatattttcattacttGAAGAACAAATTCCGAAATACAAAGTTCGTTCAGACTTTCTTACGGAATTTTCTGGATACTCAAATCAGGATTGGTATGTACCTGCACCAGCATTGGAAATACCTCCAGATGGCTTAGGATTAACAAAGGAACAAACTAGAGAAACACTTAATTACTTCc ttctatgtgGTAATCGAGTAAGCCAAATGACGAGAGCATATGATGATATAGAGGCCGTCACTCGCCTTCTCGAAGAGAAGGAGAAAGACTTGGAGCTGACGGTGCAAATTGGTAAAGAGCTAttaacacaaaataatttaCTAGAGAATAGATTAGCAGAATTAGAAGCcgatttaaaatcagcaaatgaGGATCGCGCTCAACTTGTACATGAGTTGCAGAAGAAAAATGAACTTATTTCTGTCCTCACAAATGACGGAGAAGATACTAGTGATAATG ATACACCAACATATTCTAAATCAATTACATTAGAtttattacaaaagaaaattgtaacatTACAAGATGAAAATAAATCTCTCAAAATAGAGGCATCCCAATTAGCTTGTCAAACGGATGAGGTGGAGGCACACGAACGACAACTAATGGACGATATATCGTCGCAACTAAATGATGCAAACAAACAATTTGAAGGTCTTAGTTTAGAATTAGAACGTCAGCGGGAAGAGAATCGTCTCCAGCATGAACAAATTGTAAGTTTAACTGCACGTTTATCCGAAGCTGAAATGAGGCTACATCAGCTAACCCACGACAACGATGAACATATTACATTATTGAACATcacaaaagaaaatcaaaattcgCTGGCATTAGAGTTAGTAGAATTTAAACAACGATACCAAGAAGTATTGGCTCTATTGCAGGAAACCCAAGAACAACTACGGAAACAACGTAAGAAGACGCTTCCTCAAGCACGTAGTTCATTTATGTCTACTCTTGGCGGTTTGCAGCCAGACTCACTACAATCTGAATTAATGGAATCTTCACTATACTCTGAGAACAGTATCGACTCTGGCATTTCGGGTGATAATCAACGTATCAACGATCGAATAGGACGATTGATGTCACAACTTCCAGGCGTTAGTAACTGCGGCAACAGTTCCATGAATTCTAGTGGTATTTGCGCTTTTAGTGGAGGATCTTTACCTCCTTATAAACGAGTGTTCGATACAGTGCGATGTGCAACGAAAAGCGGTAATTTCGCTGACAGTGAAATTACATCCATGACTCACCTTGGCGCCATGTCGATGAGTAGTGCATCTGGACCGCGCATGTCTGCGATGCCATTCGTGGGCGGTGTAAATCAAAATAATACTTCATTTTGTCGTGATGGTGGCATGTCTTTGGGTATGGGTGTAAGAACATTATCGTGCGAAAGCATAAATTCTCAGTCAGATGACTGTTATCCAACCCAACCGTCGGGTGTACCAGGGGCTCCAGGTGCAAAAGAACTTGAAGCTGCTTTAAAAAGACTTACACCAGCAGAAGTTCTGGCAAGAAGAGCTATGTTATCTTACGCCCCAGCTGGAACTTATTCGTATGATGATCAACAACCCCCAGCTACCCTTCCACTGGGAGTACGAACACCTGATAGCATTATGTCGACCGGATCATCCGGAATTTCGTCATCGACTAACATGTCATCATCGATGCATCAATGGCGTCTTCCTGAGAAATTACAAATTGTCAAACCGATAGAAGGTTCTCAGACATTGCACCATTGGACGCGTCTTGCTACACCTACTCTAAGTGGTCTGTTAGAAGAACGACCTGGAGTTACAATAAGGGGTGGTCGGGGTCTTGATGATTTAGGTATGCAAGTTTACACACTCTCAGATGTAGAAGAAGATGTCAGTGATGAATTGCCTGGTAAACAATTTGAATTTTCCGGTTGTACTTATACCTATACCACCAGCACTGTCATGCACCCAGATGACGGCCTAATAACCGATTTATCTTTCCTCTCGCAATCCCAGATGTCCTCTCGAATGGCATCAACGTCGACGTCACGTCAACCAAG CTGCCCTCCAACACCTCGAGCTGGTTTATCGCGCAAAAATTCGTGTTCCACATTTTCTGTTAACCTGGGCTTAGCGTCCATGTTGAACGAACGAGGTATTAAAGCTGTGACTCCAAGCGCCTTAAATACACCAGCAGGTCCTAACTTTTCACCCACTGTCACTCCGTGCAACAGTCCAG agGGATCACCTACGCGTTCAATGTCGCCAGAACCATTATTCGGTTTACTTTCTTCTGGAGCTGATTTAATTAGACGAAAACTTGTTGGTGGTGATATTGAAAGACCAAATCGAAATCAACAACACCAGAAACAGCAGAAAATAATGCTAACACGTCTTGAACGACGTGCCCTAAGATCATTGCGGCTggtggaaaaagtcgaaagtatTGGCCTAGAAAACATTATTACCACACAACCAAATGCAATGTCACAGCTCGCAAGTGGTATTGCTAATCGCAGCGCCAGTCCAATGGCTCAATTAACAAGCCTCAAAAATATTCACACGAATTCTAATAATGTTGTAAGTGACTTACACTTTGATCGCAACCAGATAAAAGACGTACTTCAGAAAGGACTTAATCCTAAGGAGCTACAAAATCCAACATCATCTAAAACATCAGCTGCTGTAGTATCAAGAACATCGGATGAATgcgaaaacaagaaaataagcCATACTGATACTAAGCAGCACCAAAAGATGCACAAACTAGAAGATGGCGCACAAAGCAAAGCTGGAAGCACAATATCTGATTTGGAAAATTCTAGTGTTCGAGTTAAGCAAATGTTGCGACAAAAATCACGTCGAAACTTGAAAAATGGCCAAAGACCTGATTTAGGTACCATTGGAGGTCGAGTGCGCACAGATTTAGGTCGAGTTTCACCAAAGCAAAACGACCAACCGTCAAGCACTCACAATAAGTCATCTGCTGTAGCACCTGGAAGCAGTTCCAAAAACATCTCTACAAACGGTAAAGACCATGATACCaaagaacaacagcaacaaagcATTACGCAATCGTTCGTCGGAACTGTAAGCTCGTTACTGTTTGGTCGGAAGGGTGGTTGGCTGTAA